One Faecalispora anaeroviscerum genomic window carries:
- a CDS encoding putative heavy metal-binding protein: MILTTTNTIEGRRILEYKQIVFGEVVSGVDFIKDFAAGLTNFFGGRSGSYEGELMEARGKAIQELQDRAAALGANAVIGVDIDYEVLGTGNNMLMVTASGTAVIVE, translated from the coding sequence ATGATTCTTACCACGACCAATACAATAGAAGGAAGAAGAATTCTGGAGTATAAGCAGATTGTATTTGGTGAAGTCGTTTCGGGTGTGGATTTCATTAAGGATTTCGCGGCGGGTCTCACCAACTTTTTTGGCGGAAGATCCGGCTCATATGAAGGTGAGTTGATGGAGGCGCGGGGAAAGGCAATTCAGGAACTGCAGGACCGCGCTGCGGCTCTGGGAGCAAACGCAGTCATCGGTGTGGATATTGATTATGAAGTTCTTGGTACCGGCAACAATATGCTGATGGTAACTGCGTCAGGAACAGCGGTTATCGTAGAATAA
- the gatC gene encoding Asp-tRNA(Asn)/Glu-tRNA(Gln) amidotransferase subunit GatC, producing the protein MVTHEDVLKIARLSKLQIREDELEAFTKDMDEIINFADTINQATVESSDFDQINHLENVFREDVVEPSLPSEEILRNAESQDDGYFLVKKRG; encoded by the coding sequence ATGGTCACACATGAGGATGTATTAAAAATTGCGCGGCTTTCAAAGCTCCAAATCCGCGAGGATGAGCTGGAGGCCTTTACGAAGGATATGGACGAAATTATCAATTTCGCCGATACCATTAATCAGGCCACGGTGGAATCCTCCGACTTTGATCAGATCAATCATCTGGAAAATGTGTTCCGTGAGGATGTCGTTGAGCCGTCTCTTCCTTCTGAGGAAATTCTGCGCAACGCGGAAAGTCAGGATGACGGCTACTTCCTGGTTAAAAAAAGAGGATAA
- a CDS encoding bifunctional 4-hydroxy-2-oxoglutarate aldolase/2-dehydro-3-deoxy-phosphogluconate aldolase, with translation MNEVLKKIGAIGIVPVVKIDDAKDAVPLAKALCEGGLPCAEVTFRTDAAEEAIRAIAKAYPEMLVGAGTVLTTEQVDKAVAAGATFIVSPGLNPKVVKYCVDKGIPITPGVSNASDIEQAIELGLDVVKFFPAEQAGGLAMIKALAAPYVKMKFMPTGGINAKNLNEYLAYNKILACGGSWMVKPELISAGEFDQIRDMTREAVQTMLGFELGHIGINTKDAAEAGELTDAFSNIFGFAKKEGSSSFFAGTAVEIMKYMGFGDHGHFSINTNSLPRAISYFESRGIEFDPDSAKYDDKGNMTIIYLKRDFCGFRVHLAQKK, from the coding sequence ATGAATGAGGTTTTAAAAAAGATTGGCGCGATCGGAATTGTTCCCGTCGTTAAAATCGACGACGCGAAGGATGCTGTACCGCTGGCAAAAGCGCTCTGTGAAGGCGGCTTGCCCTGTGCGGAGGTTACCTTCCGTACCGATGCGGCGGAGGAGGCCATCCGTGCCATTGCAAAGGCATACCCTGAAATGCTGGTCGGTGCGGGTACCGTTTTGACGACCGAGCAGGTAGATAAGGCGGTTGCGGCGGGCGCAACCTTTATCGTCAGCCCGGGCCTGAATCCCAAAGTGGTCAAGTATTGTGTGGATAAGGGCATTCCGATTACTCCCGGCGTTTCGAACGCGAGCGACATTGAGCAGGCCATTGAGCTTGGCCTCGACGTGGTCAAGTTCTTCCCGGCTGAGCAGGCGGGCGGCCTTGCGATGATTAAGGCGCTGGCGGCTCCCTATGTGAAGATGAAATTCATGCCCACCGGCGGCATCAATGCGAAGAACCTGAACGAGTATCTGGCCTACAATAAGATTCTGGCCTGCGGCGGCAGTTGGATGGTAAAGCCCGAGCTGATCAGCGCAGGGGAGTTTGACCAGATTCGCGACATGACCCGCGAGGCAGTTCAAACAATGCTGGGCTTTGAGCTTGGCCATATTGGCATCAATACTAAGGACGCAGCGGAAGCCGGTGAGCTGACCGACGCGTTCAGCAATATTTTCGGTTTTGCCAAAAAAGAGGGCAGCAGCTCCTTCTTTGCCGGCACCGCAGTAGAAATTATGAAATATATGGGCTTTGGTGACCACGGTCATTTCTCCATCAACACCAATTCCCTGCCCAGAGCAATCAGCTACTTTGAGAGCCGCGGCATTGAATTTGACCCGGATTCCGCAAAGTACGATGATAAGGGTAACATGACCATCATTTATCTCAAACGCGATTTCTGCGGCTTCCGAGTTCATCTTGCCCAGAAAAAGTAA
- a CDS encoding IclR family transcriptional regulator has protein sequence MPQTNPVQSAERIFEILEALVQSGPVTLTELSIRLSLHKSTVHRLLKSLILMGYARQEEESGKYLATYKVLGLAGMLLSKLDILAVARPYLERLMMQTHETVHFVQRENTHIVYVDKVESDANSIRMVSRIGLRQPMYSTGVGKAILAQMKDSEICEIWKQSKIHPFTPHTIVTLEQLMQEIELIRRQGYALDNEENELGVRCIAACVTDFHGRASNAFSISAPVSRMSDERVLELSEYVLQTKRDLSQELGFSGK, from the coding sequence ATGCCCCAAACTAACCCTGTTCAGTCGGCAGAACGTATTTTTGAAATACTGGAAGCCCTGGTGCAGAGCGGCCCGGTTACTCTAACCGAGCTGAGCATCCGCCTTTCTCTGCATAAAAGCACGGTTCACCGCTTGCTCAAATCCCTCATTCTCATGGGCTATGCGCGGCAGGAGGAGGAATCGGGGAAATATTTGGCTACCTATAAGGTTTTGGGGCTGGCGGGAATGCTGCTCTCAAAGCTCGATATTCTTGCGGTGGCCCGCCCGTATCTGGAACGGCTGATGATGCAGACGCACGAAACCGTTCATTTTGTCCAGCGCGAAAATACCCATATTGTTTATGTGGACAAGGTGGAATCCGATGCCAACAGCATCCGCATGGTGTCGAGAATCGGCCTGCGCCAGCCCATGTATTCCACAGGGGTGGGCAAGGCGATTCTGGCCCAGATGAAAGATAGCGAGATCTGCGAAATCTGGAAGCAAAGTAAGATTCACCCCTTTACCCCGCACACCATCGTTACACTTGAGCAGCTAATGCAGGAGATTGAACTCATTCGGCGGCAAGGCTACGCGCTCGACAACGAAGAAAACGAACTGGGGGTGCGCTGTATCGCGGCCTGTGTAACGGATTTTCACGGCCGGGCCTCTAATGCATTCAGTATTTCCGCTCCGGTTTCCCGCATGTCTGACGAACGCGTGCTGGAGCTTTCGGAATATGTACTCCAGACCAAGCGCGATCTTTCTCAGGAACTGGGCTTTTCCGGAAAATAA
- a CDS encoding sugar kinase produces the protein MKVVTFGEIMLRLAPEGYYRFVQAESFGATYGGGEANVAVSLANFGIDASFVTKLPKHDIGQSAVNSLRRYGVDVSKITRGGDRVGIYFLEKGASQRPSKVIYDRAGSAIATAQSSDFNWDDIFEGVDWFHFTGITPAISDSAAAICLEACKAAKRHNVTVSCDLNYRKNLWSREKAGQVMGGLMEYVNVCISNEEDASDVFGIKAANTDITGGKISHEGYKEVAKKLADTFHFDKVAITLRGSISASDNNWAAMLYDGKEYYFSKDYLIRIVDRVGGGDSFGGGLIYSLLNSYAPQDAIEFAVAASCLKHSIEGDFNQVSVDEVNKLAKGDGSGRVQR, from the coding sequence ATGAAAGTAGTTACCTTTGGAGAAATCATGCTGCGCCTTGCACCGGAAGGCTATTATCGCTTTGTTCAGGCGGAAAGCTTTGGGGCTACCTATGGCGGCGGAGAGGCTAACGTAGCCGTTTCCCTTGCCAATTTCGGCATTGACGCGAGCTTTGTTACAAAGCTTCCGAAGCATGACATCGGCCAGAGTGCCGTCAATTCCCTGAGAAGATACGGCGTAGACGTTTCCAAGATTACCCGCGGCGGTGACAGAGTGGGCATTTACTTTTTGGAGAAGGGAGCCAGCCAGCGTCCGTCCAAGGTGATTTACGACCGTGCCGGTTCCGCGATTGCGACTGCACAGTCCTCTGATTTTAACTGGGACGATATTTTCGAGGGCGTGGACTGGTTCCACTTCACCGGCATTACTCCCGCTATCAGCGACAGTGCGGCGGCGATCTGCCTCGAGGCCTGTAAGGCTGCGAAACGCCACAATGTCACCGTCAGCTGCGACCTGAACTACCGCAAGAATCTGTGGTCCCGCGAAAAGGCCGGCCAGGTGATGGGCGGACTGATGGAGTATGTCAACGTCTGTATTTCCAACGAAGAGGACGCCAGCGACGTATTCGGCATCAAGGCGGCGAATACGGATATTACCGGCGGCAAGATCAGCCATGAGGGCTACAAAGAGGTCGCGAAGAAGCTGGCTGATACCTTCCATTTCGATAAAGTTGCTATTACCCTGCGCGGTTCCATCTCCGCCAGTGACAACAACTGGGCAGCTATGCTGTACGACGGCAAGGAGTATTATTTCAGCAAGGATTATCTCATTCGTATCGTAGACCGCGTCGGTGGCGGCGACAGCTTTGGCGGCGGGCTGATTTACTCCCTGCTCAATAGCTATGCTCCGCAGGATGCGATTGAGTTCGCGGTGGCGGCCAGCTGCCTCAAGCACTCGATTGAGGGCGACTTCAACCAGGTTTCTGTGGATGAGGTCAATAAGCTCGCCAAGGGCGACGGCTCCGGCCGCGTTCAGAGATAA
- the gatB gene encoding Asp-tRNA(Asn)/Glu-tRNA(Gln) amidotransferase subunit GatB, with protein MKYELVSGLETHVELSTKTKIFCGCSTEFGGEPNTHCCPVCLGFPGTLPKLNKKVVEYAIMAGLATNCEISNISKMDRKNYCYPDLPKAYQISQFDLPLCKNGHIDLSNGRRIRINRIHIEEDAGKLIHQGGSTYVDYNRGGVPLIEIVTEPDFRSSDEVREYVERLQLAMKYIGVSDCKMQEGSMRCDVNISVRPVGSEEYGTRTEIKNMNSITFMTKAIEYEYVRQIDVLENGGKITQETLRYNESDGTTSSMRSKEDADDYRYFREPDLVTIHITDEEVETIRRTLPESPEVKRERYIEQLGLPEADALQLTKSRAIADFFEAASEGVASPKTVANCIIGQVFRRMENDDAKEKFEVSIPASYLRDLILLLDSGKIRMNLLKSTLDKMLDSGKPATEFLSENDLSGVDAGDLKKFCEDAVAANPTAVADYRAGKEKALKALLGFVMKASRGRADALEAERILIELISQV; from the coding sequence ATGAAATACGAATTGGTATCGGGTTTGGAAACTCATGTAGAGCTTTCCACCAAAACGAAAATATTTTGCGGCTGCTCCACGGAATTTGGCGGCGAGCCGAACACTCATTGCTGCCCTGTGTGCCTTGGATTCCCGGGAACACTGCCAAAGCTGAATAAAAAGGTAGTGGAGTACGCCATTATGGCGGGCCTTGCCACAAACTGTGAGATTTCGAATATCTCGAAAATGGACCGCAAAAATTACTGCTATCCTGATCTGCCGAAGGCCTACCAGATTTCTCAATTCGATTTGCCGCTTTGCAAAAACGGCCATATCGATCTCTCGAACGGCCGTAGAATTCGCATCAACCGTATTCACATTGAAGAGGATGCGGGTAAGCTGATTCATCAGGGCGGCAGTACCTATGTGGATTATAACCGCGGCGGTGTTCCGCTGATTGAGATCGTGACCGAGCCGGATTTTCGCAGCAGTGACGAAGTGCGCGAGTATGTGGAGCGCTTACAGCTGGCGATGAAATATATCGGCGTTTCCGACTGCAAAATGCAGGAGGGCTCCATGCGGTGCGATGTCAACATCTCCGTGCGCCCGGTGGGCAGCGAGGAATATGGCACCCGCACCGAAATCAAAAACATGAACTCAATCACCTTTATGACAAAGGCAATCGAGTACGAATACGTCCGCCAAATAGACGTTCTGGAGAATGGCGGAAAAATTACGCAGGAAACTCTGCGCTACAATGAATCGGACGGCACAACCTCCAGCATGAGAAGTAAGGAGGATGCTGACGATTACCGCTACTTCCGCGAACCCGATCTTGTCACCATCCATATCACCGATGAAGAGGTGGAGACGATTCGCCGTACTCTGCCGGAGTCTCCTGAAGTAAAGCGCGAGCGCTACATCGAGCAGCTCGGGCTGCCGGAGGCCGACGCGCTGCAGCTGACCAAATCCCGTGCAATTGCGGACTTTTTTGAAGCAGCCAGTGAGGGTGTAGCCAGCCCTAAAACCGTTGCAAACTGCATCATCGGCCAGGTCTTTCGCCGTATGGAAAACGACGACGCCAAAGAAAAGTTCGAGGTTTCGATCCCCGCTTCTTATCTTAGAGACCTGATTCTTCTTTTGGACAGCGGCAAAATCCGCATGAATCTGCTGAAATCTACTCTTGACAAAATGCTCGACAGCGGCAAGCCCGCCACAGAATTCCTAAGTGAAAACGATTTGAGCGGCGTGGATGCCGGCGACCTGAAGAAGTTCTGTGAGGATGCTGTAGCCGCGAACCCCACTGCAGTGGCTGACTACCGCGCTGGGAAAGAAAAGGCGCTGAAGGCTCTGCTCGGCTTTGTCATGAAAGCAAGCCGAGGGCGTGCGGATGCGCTGGAAGCGGAACGCATCCTGATTGAGCTGATTTCACAGGTTTGA
- a CDS encoding LysR family transcriptional regulator, which yields MFQTLKYVYEIYKEGSFSRAAKNLYISQPSLSATIKKLELDIGITIFDRSTTPVQLTDAGKVYIETTRQILQLQSNLESYLQDYTELKTGTLKLAGPQFFASYFMAPLISKFNSLYPGIQLQLNEASTPELQQKLLDSEIDLVVDSSVFDNRLFTSYPLREEHILLAVPEQYEINRQLSKYRMTARDVCMEAHRRPDCKPVDPTLFRDFTFLLLHKGHNMNAFATGLFEQYHFIPRRTMYLDQLMTSYNLVKQQIGMAFVSDTVIKRTSMEPGAYLYRVEAPNVRRYIYLAHKKNRYISKAMREFIALSQQVYQENQESEQPEILP from the coding sequence ATGTTTCAGACTTTAAAGTATGTTTACGAGATTTATAAAGAAGGCAGTTTTTCCCGGGCGGCGAAAAATCTGTATATTTCACAGCCATCTTTGAGTGCCACAATCAAAAAGCTGGAGCTGGATATTGGCATTACGATCTTTGACCGTAGCACCACTCCGGTACAGCTTACGGATGCGGGGAAGGTGTACATAGAAACAACTCGGCAGATTTTGCAGCTGCAAAGCAATCTGGAATCTTATTTACAGGATTATACGGAGCTGAAAACCGGCACGCTGAAGCTTGCGGGACCTCAGTTTTTTGCGTCTTATTTTATGGCGCCGCTGATCTCAAAGTTTAACAGTTTATATCCGGGAATTCAGCTACAGTTAAATGAGGCCAGCACTCCCGAGCTGCAGCAGAAGCTATTAGATTCAGAGATTGATCTGGTAGTCGACAGCAGCGTGTTCGACAATAGGCTGTTTACAAGCTATCCTCTGCGGGAAGAGCATATTCTGCTGGCTGTGCCGGAACAGTACGAAATTAACCGGCAGCTTTCTAAATACCGCATGACCGCGCGTGATGTGTGTATGGAAGCGCACAGGAGGCCGGATTGCAAGCCGGTAGACCCAACACTTTTCCGCGATTTTACCTTCCTGCTCCTGCACAAGGGGCATAATATGAATGCGTTCGCTACGGGCTTGTTTGAACAGTATCATTTTATCCCGCGGCGCACCATGTATCTTGATCAGCTGATGACCTCATACAATCTTGTCAAGCAGCAAATTGGCATGGCGTTTGTATCCGACACGGTGATCAAGCGCACATCAATGGAGCCGGGCGCTTATTTATACCGGGTTGAGGCGCCGAATGTGCGCCGATATATCTATCTGGCCCATAAGAAAAATCGCTATATCAGCAAAGCAATGCGCGAATTCATCGCACTATCTCAACAGGTTTATCAGGAGAATCAGGAGTCGGAGCAGCCGGAAATTCTGCCGTAA
- the gatA gene encoding Asp-tRNA(Asn)/Glu-tRNA(Gln) amidotransferase subunit GatA — translation MEDYGKIKKLHDSLQNKEFSCEELTKTYIQAINADNPALNAYVHFTPETALQTAQEVDAKIARGETLDVLEGIPMTLKDNISTTGIETTCGSKILEGYRPVFDATVWKLLRSRGAVLLGKTNMDEFAMGSSNETSIYGGAWNPHNTAHVAGGSSGGVASAVAGNLAVYGLGSDTGGSIRQPASFCGIVGLKPTYGAVSRYGVVAYASSFDQVGPIATNVEDAALVYDALAKQDPKDSTSRGARETACDTLKKDIKGMRIGFAKQYFDGVRDEVREAVERSMQIYRELGAELVEVDLPQLSYALPVYYILSCAEASSNLGRFDGIRYGYKAKNYNDVNEMVAKTRSEGFGKEVKRRILLGTYVLSAGYYDAYYKKAQSLRGVLVQAFQSAFERCDVIAAPTVPMTAFERGKAAESAVETYQTDICTVPINIAGIPALSLPCGFDQKGLPIGLQLIGNSFCEATLLNAAYQFEQATRDNVFRAAKTGVQ, via the coding sequence ATGGAAGATTACGGAAAAATCAAAAAGCTCCACGATTCCCTGCAGAACAAGGAATTTTCCTGCGAGGAACTGACCAAAACCTATATTCAGGCAATTAATGCGGACAACCCCGCCCTGAACGCCTATGTCCATTTCACTCCTGAAACAGCACTGCAGACTGCACAGGAGGTTGACGCGAAGATCGCCCGCGGCGAAACACTGGACGTACTCGAGGGAATCCCAATGACCCTGAAGGACAATATCTCCACCACGGGAATCGAAACCACCTGCGGCTCCAAAATTCTGGAGGGCTACCGCCCGGTATTCGACGCAACCGTATGGAAGCTGCTCCGCAGTAGGGGAGCGGTTTTGCTCGGCAAAACCAATATGGACGAATTCGCCATGGGCTCCTCCAATGAAACCTCAATATACGGCGGCGCGTGGAATCCCCACAACACCGCTCATGTGGCGGGCGGCAGCTCCGGCGGCGTGGCAAGCGCCGTTGCCGGAAACCTGGCAGTATACGGCCTTGGCAGCGATACCGGCGGATCGATTCGCCAACCGGCCAGCTTCTGCGGCATCGTCGGATTAAAGCCCACCTACGGCGCGGTTTCGCGTTACGGCGTGGTGGCCTATGCTTCGAGCTTTGATCAGGTTGGCCCCATCGCCACCAATGTGGAGGATGCGGCACTGGTCTACGACGCTCTGGCTAAACAGGACCCGAAAGACTCCACCTCGCGCGGCGCGCGGGAAACCGCCTGCGACACCTTAAAAAAGGACATCAAGGGAATGCGGATCGGCTTTGCCAAGCAGTATTTTGATGGCGTTCGCGATGAAGTACGCGAGGCTGTTGAGCGCTCCATGCAGATTTACCGTGAGCTTGGCGCAGAGCTGGTGGAGGTTGACCTGCCCCAGCTTTCCTACGCCCTGCCGGTGTATTATATTTTGAGCTGTGCGGAGGCCTCTTCGAACCTTGGCCGCTTTGACGGCATTCGATACGGCTACAAAGCTAAAAACTACAACGACGTGAATGAAATGGTTGCCAAAACTCGCAGCGAGGGCTTTGGCAAAGAGGTGAAACGCCGCATTCTGCTTGGCACATATGTACTTAGTGCCGGTTACTACGACGCTTACTACAAAAAAGCGCAGAGCCTGCGCGGCGTGCTGGTACAGGCATTCCAGTCTGCGTTCGAGCGCTGCGATGTCATCGCGGCTCCCACCGTGCCGATGACTGCATTTGAGCGCGGCAAGGCTGCCGAAAGTGCTGTGGAAACATACCAAACCGACATCTGCACCGTGCCGATCAACATTGCGGGCATTCCAGCGCTCTCTCTCCCCTGCGGGTTTGACCAGAAGGGTCTGCCCATCGGGCTTCAGCTAATCGGGAATTCCTTCTGTGAGGCAACGCTACTGAACGCCGCTTATCAGTTTGAGCAGGCAACCAGAGACAACGTGTTCCGCGCGGCGAAAACGGGGGTGCAATAA
- a CDS encoding GNAT family N-acetyltransferase: protein MEFTKSNNRIFANDETGKLIAEITFPDISATTVDINHTFVDSSLRGQGVAGKLMLAAVDTIRAQSKKAVATCPYAVDWFAKNPEFSELLDSNISRNK, encoded by the coding sequence ATGGAATTTACAAAAAGCAACAATCGTATTTTTGCAAATGATGAAACTGGAAAACTAATTGCCGAAATTACATTCCCTGATATTTCCGCTACCACAGTGGATATTAACCACACATTTGTAGACAGCTCTCTGCGTGGCCAGGGCGTGGCCGGAAAGCTGATGCTCGCGGCCGTCGATACAATTCGCGCGCAGAGCAAAAAAGCTGTTGCTACCTGCCCTTATGCGGTAGACTGGTTTGCAAAAAATCCGGAATTTTCGGAGCTGTTGGATTCAAATATTTCCAGAAATAAATAA
- the aspS gene encoding aspartate--tRNA ligase: protein MICANKYHTRLCGRVSETDIDQTIRVAGWVENIRDHGGVQFLDLRDHYGVVQVVVHDEAMLKNVVRECTISVEGKVTLRDEDTVNRKLATGTVEVKADTLTVLGKVTRPLPFEVPNSTETKEDVRLKYRFLDLRNPEVHNNIVLRSQVISFLRQKMTEMGFLEIQTPILSTSSPEGARDYLIPSRKHHGKFYALPQAPQIFKQLLMVSGFDRYFQIAPCFRDEDARADRSPGEFYQLDFELAFATQEDVFSIAEEVLSEVFAKFSNKEVSKAPFVRIPYQESMLKYGTDKPDLRNPLQIIDISDIFDNTTFAPFKNKTIRAIRVPGCTAQPKSFFENMLKFATEIGMKGLGYISVTSEGEYKGPINKFLPDDKREELISRAGLIPGDVIFFIADERDAAAKLAGQIRTELGRRLNLIDESRFEMCFIVDFPMYEIDEETGKYIFTHNPFSMPQGGLEALQTKNPEEVLAYQYDIVCNGVELSSGAVRNHDPEIMVKAFEIAGYSEEDIHEKFGSLYNAFQYGAPPHAGMAPGIDRMVMLLTEQQNIREVIAFPMNSNAQDLLLGAPTEVTEQQLREVHIKIR, encoded by the coding sequence ATGATTTGCGCTAACAAATATCACACCCGCCTGTGCGGCCGGGTGAGTGAAACCGATATTGACCAGACGATCCGCGTGGCGGGCTGGGTGGAGAATATCCGCGACCATGGCGGTGTGCAGTTTCTGGATTTGCGGGATCATTACGGCGTGGTGCAGGTCGTTGTACACGACGAAGCCATGCTGAAAAACGTGGTACGTGAATGCACGATCAGCGTGGAGGGCAAAGTGACCCTGCGCGATGAGGACACCGTTAACCGCAAGCTGGCAACCGGTACAGTGGAAGTGAAAGCAGACACTCTGACCGTGCTCGGCAAGGTGACAAGGCCTCTCCCCTTTGAGGTTCCCAATTCTACGGAAACCAAAGAGGATGTTCGCCTGAAATACCGTTTTTTGGATTTGCGGAATCCGGAGGTTCACAACAATATCGTGCTTCGCTCGCAGGTGATTTCCTTTCTGCGTCAGAAAATGACCGAAATGGGCTTTCTGGAGATTCAAACTCCTATTCTGTCCACCTCTTCTCCCGAGGGCGCACGCGATTATCTGATCCCCAGCCGCAAGCATCACGGCAAATTTTACGCGCTGCCGCAGGCTCCGCAGATTTTCAAACAGCTGTTGATGGTTTCTGGATTTGACCGGTATTTTCAGATTGCCCCCTGCTTCCGCGACGAAGACGCGAGAGCCGACCGTTCCCCCGGCGAGTTCTACCAGCTGGACTTTGAGCTTGCTTTTGCCACACAGGAGGACGTTTTTTCTATTGCGGAAGAGGTGCTTTCCGAAGTGTTCGCAAAATTCTCTAATAAAGAGGTATCAAAGGCTCCGTTTGTGCGCATTCCCTATCAGGAATCCATGCTGAAATACGGCACGGATAAGCCTGATTTGAGAAACCCGCTGCAAATTATCGATATTTCCGACATTTTCGATAACACAACCTTTGCGCCTTTCAAGAATAAGACCATCCGCGCGATTCGTGTGCCGGGCTGCACTGCTCAGCCGAAGAGCTTCTTTGAAAACATGCTGAAATTCGCTACTGAAATCGGCATGAAGGGTCTCGGCTATATCAGTGTGACGAGTGAAGGTGAATACAAGGGCCCGATCAATAAATTCCTGCCGGACGACAAGCGTGAGGAGTTGATCTCCCGCGCGGGCCTGATCCCCGGGGATGTGATCTTCTTCATTGCGGATGAGCGCGACGCTGCCGCGAAGCTGGCCGGACAAATCCGCACCGAGCTTGGCAGACGTTTGAACCTGATCGATGAATCCCGCTTTGAGATGTGCTTTATCGTCGACTTCCCCATGTATGAAATTGATGAGGAAACCGGGAAATATATCTTTACGCACAATCCCTTCTCCATGCCCCAGGGCGGCCTTGAAGCACTCCAGACCAAGAATCCCGAAGAGGTTCTCGCCTACCAGTACGACATCGTGTGCAACGGCGTAGAGCTTTCGTCCGGCGCGGTGCGTAACCACGACCCCGAGATTATGGTGAAGGCCTTTGAAATTGCCGGGTATTCCGAAGAGGATATCCACGAGAAATTCGGCTCGCTGTACAACGCGTTCCAATACGGCGCACCGCCGCATGCCGGCATGGCTCCCGGAATCGACCGCATGGTGATGCTGCTGACCGAGCAGCAGAACATCCGCGAGGTAATTGCGTTCCCCATGAACAGCAACGCGCAGGATCTGCTTCTCGGCGCACCGACTGAGGTAACTGAGCAGCAGCTTCGAGAGGTTCATATTAAAATCAGATAA